One stretch of Micromonospora echinospora DNA includes these proteins:
- the rpsA gene encoding 30S ribosomal protein S1 produces MPAVTTHPTGATAHMTSSIEATSSANKVTHDDLGSEEAFLAAIDETIKYFNDGDIVEGTVVKVDRDEVLLDIGYKTEGVIPSRELSIKHDVDPAEVVSVGDHIEALVLQKEDKEGRLILSKKRAQYERAWGTIEKIKDEDGVVRGSVIEVVKGGLILDIGLRGFLPASLVEMRRVRDLQPYVGRELEAKIIELDKNRNNVVLSRRAWLEQTQSEVRTEFLNKLQKGQVRKGVVSSIVNFGAFVDLGGVDGLVHVSELSWKHIDHPSEVVEVGQEVEVEVLDVDLDRERVSLSLKATQEDPWRQFARTHAIQQIVPGKVTKLVPFGAFVRVDDGIEGLVHISELAERHVEIPEQVVQVGSEVMVKVIDIDLERRRISLSLKQANEGFVEGEEHFDPTLYGMAATYDEQGNYIYPEGFDPETGEWLEGYDKQRETWEQQYAEARQRWEAHTKQVQTSRAADAEAAANPAPPATSSTTTSTSAPSRQAEEPAGTLATDEALAALREKLAGGK; encoded by the coding sequence ATGCCCGCTGTGACAACCCATCCGACCGGAGCAACCGCCCACATGACGAGCAGCATCGAGGCCACCTCGAGCGCCAACAAGGTCACCCACGACGACCTCGGCTCTGAGGAAGCTTTCCTCGCCGCGATCGACGAGACCATCAAGTACTTCAACGACGGCGACATTGTCGAAGGCACCGTCGTCAAGGTCGATCGGGACGAGGTCCTGCTCGACATCGGCTACAAGACCGAGGGTGTCATCCCCTCTCGGGAGTTGTCGATCAAGCACGACGTGGACCCGGCCGAGGTCGTTTCGGTGGGTGACCACATCGAGGCCCTCGTCCTCCAGAAGGAGGACAAGGAGGGTCGGCTGATCCTCTCCAAGAAGCGGGCGCAGTACGAGCGGGCCTGGGGCACGATCGAGAAGATCAAGGACGAGGACGGCGTCGTCCGCGGCTCGGTCATCGAGGTCGTCAAGGGTGGTCTCATCCTCGACATCGGCCTGCGCGGCTTCCTGCCCGCGTCGCTCGTCGAGATGCGGCGTGTGCGTGACCTGCAGCCGTACGTCGGCCGCGAGCTCGAAGCCAAGATCATCGAGCTGGACAAGAACCGCAACAACGTGGTCCTGTCCCGCCGGGCCTGGCTGGAGCAGACGCAGTCCGAGGTGCGCACCGAGTTCCTCAACAAGCTGCAGAAGGGGCAGGTCCGCAAGGGCGTCGTCTCTTCGATCGTCAACTTCGGCGCGTTCGTCGACCTGGGCGGCGTGGACGGCCTCGTGCACGTCTCCGAGCTGTCCTGGAAGCACATCGACCACCCGTCCGAGGTCGTCGAGGTGGGCCAGGAGGTCGAGGTCGAGGTCCTGGACGTCGACCTGGACCGCGAGCGGGTCTCGCTGTCGCTGAAGGCGACGCAGGAGGACCCGTGGCGTCAGTTCGCCCGCACCCACGCGATCCAGCAGATCGTGCCGGGTAAGGTCACCAAGCTGGTGCCGTTCGGTGCGTTCGTCCGGGTGGACGACGGCATCGAGGGCCTGGTCCACATCTCCGAGCTGGCCGAGCGCCACGTGGAGATCCCGGAGCAGGTCGTGCAGGTCGGCTCCGAGGTCATGGTCAAGGTCATCGACATCGACCTGGAGCGCCGCCGGATCTCGCTGTCGCTCAAGCAGGCCAACGAGGGCTTCGTCGAGGGCGAGGAGCACTTCGACCCGACCCTCTACGGCATGGCCGCGACCTACGACGAGCAGGGCAACTACATCTACCCGGAGGGCTTCGACCCGGAGACGGGCGAGTGGCTCGAGGGCTACGACAAGCAGCGCGAGACCTGGGAGCAGCAGTACGCCGAGGCGCGTCAGCGCTGGGAGGCCCACACCAAGCAGGTGCAGACCTCCCGCGCCGCCGACGCCGAGGCCGCTGCCAACCCGGCTCCGCCCGCCACCAGCAGCACCACCACCTCGACCTCGGCCCCGAGCCGTCAGGCCGAGGAGCCGGCTGGCACGCTCGCGACCGACGAGGCGCTCGCCGCGCTGCGGGAGAAGCTCGCCGGCGGCAAGTGA